From Hippoglossus stenolepis isolate QCI-W04-F060 chromosome 4, HSTE1.2, whole genome shotgun sequence, a single genomic window includes:
- the LOC118105681 gene encoding palmitoyltransferase ZDHHC23-A-like, with the protein KKTTCDFFSYHLISLINESLLASFLIKFFYFQVFVTLPECVRCRWLRHKPPHSGCHSPVLGALIDNLEISMIPALVLLPLLLRAAALHHLLGIIILTALPSLVLWYYYAMHRKRRRTLFFLTLALFSLAYMYYLFITEILPRGDVSHLQLCTVTAGMILTIGSLIHTKRGPGFHTTSYHSQSEEVNKDSTHLNGSIQSAASSSSPPALTEKWSRCSVCKTMPPPRAGHCRTCGSCIKRLDHHCVWWVGFDIITSLYFFELYIHTTS; encoded by the coding sequence aagaaaacaacatgtgattttttCTCATATCATCTTATTAGTTTGATCAATGAAAGTTTATTAGCATCATtcctaattaagtttttttattttcaagtgtttgtaactctgcctgaatgtgtgcgctgcaggtggctgagacacaaaccccCTCACAGCGGATGTCACTCTCCTGTTCTCGGGGCCCTGATTGACAACCTGGAGATCTCCATGATCCcggccctggtgctgctgcctctgctgctccgggcCGCAGCGCTGCACCACCTGCTGGGCATCATCATCCTGACAGCTCTGCCCAGCCTGGTCCTCTGGTACTACTACGCCATGCACCGCAAGAGGAGAcgcaccctcttcttcctcactctggcgctgttctctctggcctacatgtattacctcttcatcacagagattctACCGCGTGGGGACGTCAgccatctgcagctgtgcactgtgactgCTGGGATGATCCTCACCATCGGatctctcattcacaccaagAGAGGCCCAGGGTTTCACACCACCTCCTATCacagccagagtgaggaggttaacaaggactctacacatcttaatggatccatccaatcagcggcctcctcctcctctcctcctgccctgacagaaaagtggagcagatgctctgtgtgcaaaacaatgcCACCCCCGCGGGCCGGACACTGTCGAACCTGTGGATCCTGCATCAAGCGTCTGgaccaccactgtgtctggtgggttggatttgatattataacatctttatacttctttgaattgtacattcacaccacatcatga